One Danio aesculapii chromosome 11, fDanAes4.1, whole genome shotgun sequence genomic region harbors:
- the rbm39a gene encoding RNA-binding protein 39a isoform X1 yields MADDLDIEAMLEAPYKKDDNKSLSTNGHEERSKKKKRSKSRSRSRDKKRSKSRERKKSHDHRRSRSRDRKRSRSKERRRSRSRSRERGGRYKAPFSGLKFNGGPRGKTGPPPAIKLSRRRSRSRSPFKKDRSPVRQPIDNLTPEERDARTVFCMQLAARIRPRDLEEFFSAVGKVRDVRIISDRNSRRSKGIAYIEFVDSTSVPLAIGLSGQRLLGVPIIVQASQAEKNRAAALANNLQKGSAGPMRLYVGSLHFNITEDMLRGIFEPFGRIDSIQLMMDSETGRSKGYGFITFSDAECAKKALEQLNGFELAGRPMKVGHVTERTDASTASSFLDNDELERTGIDLGTTGRLQLMARLAEGTGLQIPPAAQQALQMSGSMVAMAAATAAMNPGLSFNINVPTNQALNLPSQPIATHCFQLSNMFNPNSENDHGWEIEIQDDVIEECNKHGGVIHIYVDKKSAEGNVYVKCPTIPAAMAAVSALHGRWFGGKMITAAYVPLPTYHNLFPESVQATQLLIPSRR; encoded by the exons atggccGATGATTTGGACATTGAAGCAATGCTCGAGGCTCCATATAAAAAG GATGACAACAAGTCCTTAAGTACCAATGGCCACGAGGAGCGGAGCAAGAA GAAAAAGAGGAGCAAAAGTCGCAGCCGGAGCCGGGACAAGAAGAGAAGCAAGAGTCGCGAGCGCAAGAAGAGTCATGACCATAGGAGGAGCCGCAGCAGAGACAGGAAGCGCAGCCGCAGCAAAGAGAGACGCCGCAGTCGTTCCAGGAGCAGGGAGCGCGGCGGTCGCTACAAAGCTCCATT TTCTGGCCTGAAATTTAACGGTGGTCCCAGGGGGAAGACTGGCCCACCACCCGCCATCAAACTAAG CCGAAGAAGGTCCAGAAGTCGAAGTCCTTTCAAGAAAGATAGAAGCCCTGTAAG ACAGCCAATTGATAATCTCACCCCTGAGGAAAGAGATGCACGCACAGTGTTCTGTATGCAGCTGGCAGCCAGAATCCGGCCACGAGACCTGGAAGAATTCTTTTCTGCAGTTGGAAAA GTACGAGATGTGCGAATCATCTCTGATCGAAACTCCAGAAGATCCAAAGGAATTGCTTACATTGAGTTTGTGGATTCTACATCTGTACCCCTGGCAATTGGCCTATCTGGACAAAGGCTTCTTGGAGTACCAATCATTGTCCAGGCTTCACAG GCTGAGAAGAACAGAGCAGCTGCATTGGCCAATAACTTACAGAAGGGCAGCGCTGGACCCATGAGACTGTATGTTGGCTCGTTGCATTTCAACATCACAGAAGACATGCTCCGAGGCATTTTTGAACCATTTGGAAGG ATTGATAGTATCCAACTGATGATGGACAGTGAAACAGGACGATCTAAAGGATATGGCTTTATCACA TTTTCTGATGCTGAATGTGCAAAGAAGGCACTGGAACAGCTTAACGGCTTTGAGTTGGCTGGTAGACCGATGAAAGTGGGACATGTGACGGAGCGCACAGATGCCTCCACCGCCAGCTCCTTCCTGGACAACGATGAGCTAGAAAGAACCGGGATTGATCTGGGGACTACTGGAAGACTTCAACTCATGGCCAGATTGGCTGAGG GAACTGGTCTGCAGATCCCACCCGCTGCACAACAGGCCCTTCAGATGAGTGGCTCCATGGTTGCCATGGCTGCAGCTACTG CTGCTATGAACCCTGGGTTGAGTTTTAACATCAATGTGCCCACAAACCAAGCCTTGAATCTACCATCGCAACCTATCGCGACACACTGTTTCCAGCTGTCTAACATGTTCAATCCAAACTC AGAAAATGATCATGGTTGGGAAATCGAAATTCAGGATGATGTCATTGAAGAGTGCAACAAACATGGTGGAGTCATACACATATATGTGGACAAGAAATCCGCTGAA GGTAATGTCTATGTGAAGTGTCCCACCATTCCCGCTGCCATGGCTGCAGTCAGTGCGCTACATGGACGTTGGTTTGGAG GTAAAATGATCACAGCAGCTTATGTCCCGCTTCCTACATACCACAACCTTTTCCCAGAGTCAGTACAGGCCACACAGCTTCTAATTCCCAGTCGTCGGTGA
- the rbm39a gene encoding RNA-binding protein 39a isoform X3, with the protein MADDLDIEAMLEAPYKKDDNKSLSTNGHEERSKKKKRSKSRSRSRDKKRSKSRERKKSHDHRRSRSRDRKRSRSKERRRSRSRSRERGGRYKAPFRRRSRSRSPFKKDRSPVRQPIDNLTPEERDARTVFCMQLAARIRPRDLEEFFSAVGKVRDVRIISDRNSRRSKGIAYIEFVDSTSVPLAIGLSGQRLLGVPIIVQASQAEKNRAAALANNLQKGSAGPMRLYVGSLHFNITEDMLRGIFEPFGRIDSIQLMMDSETGRSKGYGFITFSDAECAKKALEQLNGFELAGRPMKVGHVTERTDASTASSFLDNDELERTGIDLGTTGRLQLMARLAEGTGLQIPPAAQQALQMSGSMVAMAAATAAMNPGLSFNINVPTNQALNLPSQPIATHCFQLSNMFNPNSENDHGWEIEIQDDVIEECNKHGGVIHIYVDKKSAEGNVYVKCPTIPAAMAAVSALHGRWFGGKMITAAYVPLPTYHNLFPESVQATQLLIPSRR; encoded by the exons atggccGATGATTTGGACATTGAAGCAATGCTCGAGGCTCCATATAAAAAG GATGACAACAAGTCCTTAAGTACCAATGGCCACGAGGAGCGGAGCAAGAA GAAAAAGAGGAGCAAAAGTCGCAGCCGGAGCCGGGACAAGAAGAGAAGCAAGAGTCGCGAGCGCAAGAAGAGTCATGACCATAGGAGGAGCCGCAGCAGAGACAGGAAGCGCAGCCGCAGCAAAGAGAGACGCCGCAGTCGTTCCAGGAGCAGGGAGCGCGGCGGTCGCTACAAAGCTCCATT CCGAAGAAGGTCCAGAAGTCGAAGTCCTTTCAAGAAAGATAGAAGCCCTGTAAG ACAGCCAATTGATAATCTCACCCCTGAGGAAAGAGATGCACGCACAGTGTTCTGTATGCAGCTGGCAGCCAGAATCCGGCCACGAGACCTGGAAGAATTCTTTTCTGCAGTTGGAAAA GTACGAGATGTGCGAATCATCTCTGATCGAAACTCCAGAAGATCCAAAGGAATTGCTTACATTGAGTTTGTGGATTCTACATCTGTACCCCTGGCAATTGGCCTATCTGGACAAAGGCTTCTTGGAGTACCAATCATTGTCCAGGCTTCACAG GCTGAGAAGAACAGAGCAGCTGCATTGGCCAATAACTTACAGAAGGGCAGCGCTGGACCCATGAGACTGTATGTTGGCTCGTTGCATTTCAACATCACAGAAGACATGCTCCGAGGCATTTTTGAACCATTTGGAAGG ATTGATAGTATCCAACTGATGATGGACAGTGAAACAGGACGATCTAAAGGATATGGCTTTATCACA TTTTCTGATGCTGAATGTGCAAAGAAGGCACTGGAACAGCTTAACGGCTTTGAGTTGGCTGGTAGACCGATGAAAGTGGGACATGTGACGGAGCGCACAGATGCCTCCACCGCCAGCTCCTTCCTGGACAACGATGAGCTAGAAAGAACCGGGATTGATCTGGGGACTACTGGAAGACTTCAACTCATGGCCAGATTGGCTGAGG GAACTGGTCTGCAGATCCCACCCGCTGCACAACAGGCCCTTCAGATGAGTGGCTCCATGGTTGCCATGGCTGCAGCTACTG CTGCTATGAACCCTGGGTTGAGTTTTAACATCAATGTGCCCACAAACCAAGCCTTGAATCTACCATCGCAACCTATCGCGACACACTGTTTCCAGCTGTCTAACATGTTCAATCCAAACTC AGAAAATGATCATGGTTGGGAAATCGAAATTCAGGATGATGTCATTGAAGAGTGCAACAAACATGGTGGAGTCATACACATATATGTGGACAAGAAATCCGCTGAA GGTAATGTCTATGTGAAGTGTCCCACCATTCCCGCTGCCATGGCTGCAGTCAGTGCGCTACATGGACGTTGGTTTGGAG GTAAAATGATCACAGCAGCTTATGTCCCGCTTCCTACATACCACAACCTTTTCCCAGAGTCAGTACAGGCCACACAGCTTCTAATTCCCAGTCGTCGGTGA
- the rbm39a gene encoding RNA-binding protein 39a isoform X2 — MKDDNKSLSTNGHEERSKKKKRSKSRSRSRDKKRSKSRERKKSHDHRRSRSRDRKRSRSKERRRSRSRSRERGGRYKAPFSGLKFNGGPRGKTGPPPAIKLSRRRSRSRSPFKKDRSPVRQPIDNLTPEERDARTVFCMQLAARIRPRDLEEFFSAVGKVRDVRIISDRNSRRSKGIAYIEFVDSTSVPLAIGLSGQRLLGVPIIVQASQAEKNRAAALANNLQKGSAGPMRLYVGSLHFNITEDMLRGIFEPFGRIDSIQLMMDSETGRSKGYGFITFSDAECAKKALEQLNGFELAGRPMKVGHVTERTDASTASSFLDNDELERTGIDLGTTGRLQLMARLAEGTGLQIPPAAQQALQMSGSMVAMAAATAAMNPGLSFNINVPTNQALNLPSQPIATHCFQLSNMFNPNSENDHGWEIEIQDDVIEECNKHGGVIHIYVDKKSAEGNVYVKCPTIPAAMAAVSALHGRWFGGKMITAAYVPLPTYHNLFPESVQATQLLIPSRR, encoded by the exons ATGAAG GATGACAACAAGTCCTTAAGTACCAATGGCCACGAGGAGCGGAGCAAGAA GAAAAAGAGGAGCAAAAGTCGCAGCCGGAGCCGGGACAAGAAGAGAAGCAAGAGTCGCGAGCGCAAGAAGAGTCATGACCATAGGAGGAGCCGCAGCAGAGACAGGAAGCGCAGCCGCAGCAAAGAGAGACGCCGCAGTCGTTCCAGGAGCAGGGAGCGCGGCGGTCGCTACAAAGCTCCATT TTCTGGCCTGAAATTTAACGGTGGTCCCAGGGGGAAGACTGGCCCACCACCCGCCATCAAACTAAG CCGAAGAAGGTCCAGAAGTCGAAGTCCTTTCAAGAAAGATAGAAGCCCTGTAAG ACAGCCAATTGATAATCTCACCCCTGAGGAAAGAGATGCACGCACAGTGTTCTGTATGCAGCTGGCAGCCAGAATCCGGCCACGAGACCTGGAAGAATTCTTTTCTGCAGTTGGAAAA GTACGAGATGTGCGAATCATCTCTGATCGAAACTCCAGAAGATCCAAAGGAATTGCTTACATTGAGTTTGTGGATTCTACATCTGTACCCCTGGCAATTGGCCTATCTGGACAAAGGCTTCTTGGAGTACCAATCATTGTCCAGGCTTCACAG GCTGAGAAGAACAGAGCAGCTGCATTGGCCAATAACTTACAGAAGGGCAGCGCTGGACCCATGAGACTGTATGTTGGCTCGTTGCATTTCAACATCACAGAAGACATGCTCCGAGGCATTTTTGAACCATTTGGAAGG ATTGATAGTATCCAACTGATGATGGACAGTGAAACAGGACGATCTAAAGGATATGGCTTTATCACA TTTTCTGATGCTGAATGTGCAAAGAAGGCACTGGAACAGCTTAACGGCTTTGAGTTGGCTGGTAGACCGATGAAAGTGGGACATGTGACGGAGCGCACAGATGCCTCCACCGCCAGCTCCTTCCTGGACAACGATGAGCTAGAAAGAACCGGGATTGATCTGGGGACTACTGGAAGACTTCAACTCATGGCCAGATTGGCTGAGG GAACTGGTCTGCAGATCCCACCCGCTGCACAACAGGCCCTTCAGATGAGTGGCTCCATGGTTGCCATGGCTGCAGCTACTG CTGCTATGAACCCTGGGTTGAGTTTTAACATCAATGTGCCCACAAACCAAGCCTTGAATCTACCATCGCAACCTATCGCGACACACTGTTTCCAGCTGTCTAACATGTTCAATCCAAACTC AGAAAATGATCATGGTTGGGAAATCGAAATTCAGGATGATGTCATTGAAGAGTGCAACAAACATGGTGGAGTCATACACATATATGTGGACAAGAAATCCGCTGAA GGTAATGTCTATGTGAAGTGTCCCACCATTCCCGCTGCCATGGCTGCAGTCAGTGCGCTACATGGACGTTGGTTTGGAG GTAAAATGATCACAGCAGCTTATGTCCCGCTTCCTACATACCACAACCTTTTCCCAGAGTCAGTACAGGCCACACAGCTTCTAATTCCCAGTCGTCGGTGA
- the si:ch211-15p9.2 gene encoding pyruvate dehydrogenase [acetyl-transferring]-phosphatase 1, mitochondrial, translated as MSLTTLCHLRHQMSLQRWRAAMDTYLTLNRGQFRYTKSTIYTPVYKNPLTIENSRRKYSVKSNQRSLSQINHALKANEYSLKANAYDGRYNGAVKGFDSNILPSNSPSEDRRSAATCLQSRGMLFGVFDGHAGSACAQAVSERLFYYIALSLLPSRTLMEIEAAVERERPVLPVLQWHKHPNDYVSTDSGKLYFSSLRTYWQERIDLQEDEDYDTQGALRNAFKRLDNDISLEAQADIGVALAHFTPLRVALSGCTACVAYVDQDDLYIANLGDSRAVLGVQEDDGRWSAFTITNDHNAQNKEEMQRVLSEHPACERKTVVKHDRLLGLLIPFRAFGDMKFKWSGELLNRIYEARPELLIGNENAKMLPANYHTPPYLTAEPEITHHKLRPQDKFLILATDGLWELMHRQTVVEILGEHLSGIEWKKPVSGMYFTVGQMHRLLQERKRRALSALEDENGATHLIRHTLGSDSSGTIEHNRIAKMLSLPEDLARMYRDDITIIVIHFNSSA; from the coding sequence ATGTCTCTAACTACATTGTGCCACCTCAGACATCAGATGTCATTACAAAGATGGAGAGCAGCAATGGACACCTATTTGACTCTGAACAGAGGTCAGTTCCGTTACACAAAATCTACAATCTACACGCCAGTCTATAAAAATCCACTAACAATCGAAAACTCAAGAAGAAAATACAGTGTCAAATCAAATCAGAGATCACTCTCACAAATAAACCACGCTTTAAAGGCCAAtgaatacagtttaaaagcaaatgcTTATGATGGACGGTATAATGGGGCAGTAAAAGGGTTTGACAGTAATATTTTACCTTCAAACTCTCCAAGCGAAGACAGACGAAGTGCTGCAACATGCCTGCAGAGCCGCGGCATGCTCTTCGGAGTCTTCGATGGCCATGCAGGGTCTGCTTGTGCACAAGCTGTTAGTGAACGCCTGTTTTACTACATAGCCTTGTCTTTGCTTCCATCGAGGACTTTAATGGAGATAGAGGCGGCTGTGGAGAGAGAACGGCCTGTGCTTCCAGTGCTACAGTGGCACAAACATCCCAATGACTACGTGAGCACAGATTCTGGCAAACTTTACTTCAGTAGTCTGAGGACATACTGGCAGGAGAGGATAGATCTTCAAGAGGATGAGGATTATGATACACAAGGGGCTTTGAGAAATGCTTTCAAGAGATTGGATAATGATATTTCCTTGGAGGCTCAAGCGGATATTGGGGTTGCTTTAGCTCATTTCACCCCTTTAAGAGTGGCTCTGTCTGGATGCACAGCTTGTGTGGCTTATGTGGATCAGGATGACCTTTATATTGCCAATCTGGGTGATAGTAGAGCAGTGCTCGGGGTCCAAGAGGATGATGGGAGGTGGTCAGCTTTTACCATTACAAACGACCATAATGCTCAAAACAAAGAGGAGATGCAACGGGTTCTTTCAGAGCATCCGGCCTGTGAGAGGAAGACAGTGGTGAAACATGACAGGCTATTGGGCCTGTTGATTCCTTTCAGGGCTTTTGGAGATATGAAGTTCAAGTGGAGCGGTGAGCTCTTGAATCGCATCTACGAGGCACGTCCTGAGCTGCTCATTGgcaatgaaaatgcaaaaatgctGCCAGCAAACTACCACACACCCCCTTACCTCACCGCAGAGCCTGAAATCACACATCACAAATTACGACCTCAAGACAAGTTCTTGATTCTGGCTACTGATGGTCTCTGGGAGCTGATGCACAGGCAGACTGTTGTGGAGATTTTAGGAGAACACTTGTCTGGGATTGAGTGGAAGAAGCCGGTTTCTGGGATGTATTTTACAGTGGGACAGATGCACAGACTGCTGCAGGAAAGGAAGAGAAGAGCTCTTTCTGCTCTGGAGGATGAGAACGGTGCTACTCATCTGATCCGTCACACTCTGGGCAGCGACAGCTCCGGCACGATTGAACACAATCGTATTGCCAAAATGCTCAGTCTCCCAGAGGATTTGGCAAGAATGTACAGAGATGATATAACAATTATAGTGATACACTTTAATAGTTCTGCTTGA
- the nfs1 gene encoding cysteine desulfurase, mitochondrial, with the protein MMNRALSRKLLGSMCGISNSPRLNFAQSAANTVQKQKELIKSRELEKDELRPLYMDFQATTPLDPRVLDAMLPYQVNYYGNPHSRTHAYGWESESAMEKARKQVAGLIGADPREIVFTSGATESNNMSIKGVARFYKAKKMHIITTQIEHKCVLDSCRVLETEGFDITYLPVKSNGLIDLKQLEDTIRPDTSLVSIMTVNNEIGVKQPVKEIGHLCRSKNVFFHTDAAQAVGKIPVDVTDWKVDLMSISAHKIYGPKGVGALFVRRRPRVRLEPLQSGGGQERGLRSGTVPTPLAVGLGAACEIAQQELEYDHKRVSLLANRLVQKIMSEIPDVVMNGDPDQRYPGCINLSFAYVEGESLLMALKDVALSSGSACTSASLEPSYVLRAIGADEDLAHSSIRFGIGRFTTEEEVDYTAEKCIQQVKRLREMSPLWEMVQEGIDLKSIKWTQH; encoded by the exons ATGATGAACAGGGCTTTATCGAGGAAACTTCTGGGCTCCATGTGTGGGATCTCCAACAGCCCTCGACTAAACTTCGCTCAAAGCGCTGCCAACACTGTGCAAAAGCAGAAAG AGTTGATCAAAAGTAGGGAACTGGAGAAGGATGAGCTGAGACCACTTTATATGGACTTTCAAGCCACCACACCATTG GACCCAAGGGTTTTGGATGCCATGCTTCCCTATCAAGTGAATTATTATGGCAACCCACATTCCAGGACTCATGCTTATGGATGGGAGAGCGAGAGCGCAATGGAAAAAGCAAGAAAA CAAGTAGCAGGTCTTATTGGTGCTGACCCAAGGGAGATTGTGTTCACCAGTGGTGCGACTGAGTCCAACAATATGTCAATCAAA GGTGTTGCTCGATTTTATAAGGCTAAGAAAATGCACATCATTACCACCCAAATCGAACATAAGTGTGTGCTGGACTCCTGCCGGGTTTTGGAGACTGAGGGTTTTGATATAACGTATTTACCTGTGAAAAGCAATGGACTGATTGACCTGAAG CAATTAGAGGACACAATCCGCCCTGATACAAGCTTGGTGTCCATAATGACCGTCAACAATGAGATTGGTGTTAAACAGCCAGTTAAAGAAATAG GTCATCTGTGCAGGTCCAAAAATGTGTTTTTCCACACTGATGCTGCTCAGGCTGTCGGAAAGATTCCTGTTGATGTCACTGACTGGAAAGTGGATCTGATGTCCATCAGTGCACATAAGATCTATGGGCCCAAAG GAGTTGGGGCTTTGTTTGTGAGGAGGAGACCCAGAGTTCGTTTGGAGCCTTTGCAGAGTGGAGGGGGTCAGGAGAGGGGTCTGCGATCAGGAACGGTGCCCACACCTCTGGCTGTAGGCCTCGGAGCTGCCTGTGAAATTGCCCAGCAAGAGTTAGAG tatgaCCACAAGCGTGTGTCTTTGCTTGCAAATCGCCTCGTGCAGAAGATCATGTCAGAGATTCCTGATGTTGTGATGAATGGAGACCCAGATCAGAGGTATCCAG GATGCATTAATTTATCGTTCGCCTATGTCGAGGGAGAGAGCCTGTTGATGGCTTTAAAAGATGTTGCACTTTCATCAGGAAG cgCCTGCACGTCTGCTTCACTGGAGCCCTCTTATGTCCTCAGAGCAATAGGAGCAGATGAGGATTTGGCTCACTCTTCTATTCG GTTTGGCATCGGCAGATTCACCACGGAGGAGGAAGTGGATTATACAGCAGAGAAATGCATTCAGCAGGTCAAACGGCTCAGGGAGATGAG tCCGTTGTGGGAAATGGTCCAGGAGGGCATTGACCTTAAGAGCATCAAATGGACGCAGCACTGA